Within Aricia agestis chromosome Z, ilAriAges1.1, whole genome shotgun sequence, the genomic segment ataaaaattgcttgtTGTGTTTTGTTAGGTACCGTGCTGGCCCATAATAACATTCCATTTAATTGAGTCGGTTGATCTATAAAGTCTTCAATTCAGTATGTCTCTGAGTTCCCCTACTCATAGTAGCTTCTGTCGTATAAAATTACTATTCCCAAGCGGCGAcggagcaaaataaaattaatcaagaaagaattaatatattttaatagtgaaTTCAAAATGGACGAAAAAATAGAAGAAATACCAGAATTCATACTAAAATCTGTTCAAAAAATAATACAGAAAGAGAATTTCAACACTTTTGAAGTAACGACGAATAAAATGGTATGTAGTGACAATAATTTTTTGGGTGATTTATTCGAATCAGAAATAAAAGGAGAAACGGACGATGGTgacaaaaaactaaatatattttttaaatacattatcaAAAACGAAAACTTCACCCTATGCTCCCTACACGAAGTGTACAGAAAAGAGGTTTTCGTCTATTTGGAGCTgcttaaattatttgaaaagttcCAGGAGGAAGCTAAAGTGCCAGTAGAAGATCGATTCAACATGGTCAAGTGTTACGAAGAAACGAACACCGAGTGCATAATTCTTGAGAATTTGGCCGTAAAAGGCTACAAAACGCTACCATTTGACGAAGTTATGTCGTTAGAGTTTACTGAGGAAGGAGTCAGGCAACTCGCAAAATTCCATGCACTGTCCTTTGTTTTAGAAGAAAAACTTCCAGATTTTTACGAAGAAAATGTTAAAACAGTAAAAGCGTCACTTCAATACAACGACTGTTGGACAAAATTTGTTGATAAAATCTCAAGTTCGGCAGTGGCTAAGTTTGATGGTGATATCAGAAGAAGACTCGACAGGTTCTTGGAAATGTCACTAGAGAAATATCCGAAGTATGTGACTGGACAGACCtcaaatttaaaatgtttgtgC encodes:
- the LOC121738596 gene encoding uncharacterized protein LOC121738596 codes for the protein MDEKIEEIPEFILKSVQKIIQKENFNTFEVTTNKMVCSDNNFLGDLFESEIKGETDDGDKKLNIFFKYIIKNENFTLCSLHEVYRKEVFVYLELLKLFEKFQEEAKVPVEDRFNMVKCYEETNTECIILENLAVKGYKTLPFDEVMSLEFTEEGVRQLAKFHALSFVLEEKLPDFYEENVKTVKASLQYNDCWTKFVDKISSSAVAKFDGDIRRRLDRFLEMSLEKYPKYVTGQTSNLKCLCHGDYKMNNILHKKENGRITHLVPIDYQHVYYGCPVIDFYFFIYAGTDTTFRAKHLTNLRALYCETLTNFLQHFGIDFDSIFSKAEFEKCFDDSREYALMFSLYILPLFYVAGEPLSAKDNLLEITFKLQDKYYERITKIVEEFVNLNIL